Within the Phosphitispora fastidiosa genome, the region GGGTTATCTTCCCGCTGGTTAGGTGATAGGGTTTCTCTCAACCCATCGGCTTGATGTGCATGCCGGACGAACAAAAGAGGCCCCCTTAGCGGGGCCCCGAGATATCGATACTTTTTCTTTATTTCTAGTCTTCCATTGTGGACAGGTCACCAACAGGCAGCCCCAGTTCCCATGCCTTCAGGACACGGCGCATGATCTTACCGGAACGTGTCTTGGGCAGCTTATCCTTAACCTCAAATTCCCTCGGAGCAGCATGAGCTGCAAGACCGAGCTTTACAAAGTCGCGCACCTCTTTGGCCAACTCATCAGTCCACTCATAGCCCTCACGAAGTGCAACAAATGCCTTGATGATTTCACCCCGAACAGAATCCGGCTTGCCAATTACACCGGCTTCAGCAATTGCCGGGTGCTCAATAAGCTTGGACTCTACCTCAAAGGGACCGACACGCTCACCGGCTGTATTGATAACATCATCAACACGACCTTGGAAGAAGAAATAGCCCTCTTCATCTATGTAAGCAGAGTCGCCTGATACATACCAGGGATCATTCTTAAAATACTCATTGAATTTATCAGGGTTCTTCCAGACAGCACGCATCTGGGCAGGCCAGCCTTTTTTGATTGCCAGGTTACCCATCTGCAGCGGCGGGAGGACATTGCCTTCGTCATCAACAATAGCCGCTTCTACACCCGGAACTGGCTTACCCATTGAACCCAGTTTAATCGGCATTGCCGGGTAATTACAAATCATTTGCATACCTGTTTCAGTCATAAACCAAGTATCATGAACCCGGATATTCAGGTTGGCCATAAACCAACGGATTACCTCAGGGTTCAGGGGTTCACCGACAGACATAATATGGCGCAGGTTGGAAAAATCATAGTTTTTCAGCTTTTCTTCTCCATCAGCCATCAGGAGTCGGAATGCAGTGGGGGCGCTGTACCATACAGTTACCTTGTACTTAGCCAAAGTGCTGTACCAGTCATCAGCGCTGAAGCGGCCGCCTCTGAGAATTGTGCTTACACCGTTTAACCAGGGGGCCAGCATGCCGTAAACCACACCGGTAACCCAGCCTGGGTCAGCGGTGCACCAGTACATGTCACCTTCCTGGAGGTCACCCACATACTTCCCTGTTGCGTAGTAACCCAGCATGTCATTATGCACGTGGATAATACCCTTAGGCTTCCCGGTTGAGCCAGAGGTATAAAGGAGGAATAAAGGAGTTTCCCGGTCAACCCACTCTATTTGGGCATCCTCAGATGCTGCAGCCATTTCGGCATTCCAGTCAATTTCACGCTCTCCCAGGTCGCCATCGGCGCCAACCACGAAAATATGCTTGAGGTTGGGCAGCTCCTCCTTGAGAATGCGGCCTTTTAACGCCGGTGTGGTGATAATGGCAGTAGCTTCGCTGTCAGCCAGGCGGTCCCTTAAAGCAGCTTCCATAAATGCTTCAAACAGCGGACCTGCAGTAGCGCCTACTTTAACAATACCAAGAAAACTGAAAAACAGTTCAGGACTTCTGGGCATAAAAATAAATACCCTGTCACCCTTCGCAACACCGTATTTCCTTAAGACATTGGCAAACTTATTGGAATTAGCCTTCATATTCGCAAATGTATAGGTTTCTTCCCGTTTGGCATCAAGATAATATAATGCAGGCATATCTGCCTTGCCTTTTTCGTCAACCATCCTGTCAACAGCCTCATAGGCAAGGTTTACTTTTCCAGTGGTATACCAGCTAAACTCCTTCTCCACATCTTCCCATTTAAAATCAGCTGCCATATTATAATCTTCCATATTATGTTTGCCGGGAGAAGGGGGTAACAAATTCATTTCAGACATTGCTCAGCCTCCTCATATCAAGTTCGATTACACGAGTTCGATTACACAATTTTGACTTTTCTGAATTTTTCTAATGCAACATTAGATAAGTACGTGATTCTTTTCGTGACCCAATAGGATTAGCCACCGGGTCTAAGCAGGTTGTTAATAAGAAAAAATCTCTTGGCGTTTTTTTCGCAGGTTAGTTTGTTACAAGTAAAAAGGGAATAAACTTAATGGAAAACACTGCATTAAAAGCTTGGGGGACCTTTTATAAGTGCATTCCGTTACGGTATTCTATTTTCTACTCACCACCTTTTTGTCTATATTTGTGTACATTCCCGACATAGGGCCTTGTATATATTTTAGTACACCTAAGTATATAAGTCATTGCATTTTCGGCGAACGGTCGTTATGGGCGGCGAATGGTATTATTTTAATCTTTAACGGTCGTTTATGGGAGTTTAGCGGTATTGCTATTCACATCCAGGCTTTTTTGTTCGGTTGTTAAACTGACATATTCGGATAGTGAATGGTGGTTAATCTCCTTAAGCGGGCGGGCCAACGTTTGTTTACATAACATTTCCATTCGTTTCGAATGCCACATAACTAGAAGTGCGCCTATTTCAGTTCCCCCATAAACAAAAATGCAGGGACAATTGTCCCTGCAAAAACACAACATATATGAGATACTTTGAGGGTTAATCTTCTTTTCCGGAGTATTGAGAGGCAATTTCCTGCATTGCACCCGGGTCGGCCAGGGTAGTCACGTCACCAATAGCACGACCTTCGGCAATATCTCTTAAAAGACGACGCATGATCTTACCTGAACGGGTCTTGGGCAGTCCACCTGTGAAAATGATATCATCAGGACGGGCAATCGGACCTATCTTCACACCAACATGCTTCCTCAATTTGTCGATAAGCTCGGAATTTGCTTCGAAACCGTCCTTGAGGATTACAAAAGCGCAAACAGCTTCACCTTTAACATCATGCTTCTTGCCAACAACAGCGGCTTCAGCAACCTCTTCACATTCAACCAG harbors:
- the acsA gene encoding acetate--CoA ligase, translating into MSEMNLLPPSPGKHNMEDYNMAADFKWEDVEKEFSWYTTGKVNLAYEAVDRMVDEKGKADMPALYYLDAKREETYTFANMKANSNKFANVLRKYGVAKGDRVFIFMPRSPELFFSFLGIVKVGATAGPLFEAFMEAALRDRLADSEATAIITTPALKGRILKEELPNLKHIFVVGADGDLGEREIDWNAEMAAASEDAQIEWVDRETPLFLLYTSGSTGKPKGIIHVHNDMLGYYATGKYVGDLQEGDMYWCTADPGWVTGVVYGMLAPWLNGVSTILRGGRFSADDWYSTLAKYKVTVWYSAPTAFRLLMADGEEKLKNYDFSNLRHIMSVGEPLNPEVIRWFMANLNIRVHDTWFMTETGMQMICNYPAMPIKLGSMGKPVPGVEAAIVDDEGNVLPPLQMGNLAIKKGWPAQMRAVWKNPDKFNEYFKNDPWYVSGDSAYIDEEGYFFFQGRVDDVINTAGERVGPFEVESKLIEHPAIAEAGVIGKPDSVRGEIIKAFVALREGYEWTDELAKEVRDFVKLGLAAHAAPREFEVKDKLPKTRSGKIMRRVLKAWELGLPVGDLSTMED